The following proteins are co-located in the Streptomyces sp. DT2A-34 genome:
- a CDS encoding alpha-ketoglutarate-dependent dioxygenase AlkB, with amino-acid sequence MATHLQGSLFDQTDELRLGVLAGIRRTQLALGAWIDVRPGWLSGAGALFEQLATEVPWRAERRTMYDHVVDVPRLLAFYGADDALPHPVLAQARDALSAHYADELGEPFTTAGLCYYRDGRDSVAWHGDRIGRGAREDTMVAILSLGAPRDLLLRPRRGGSGTVRRPLGHGDLIVMGGSCQRTWEHSIPKTTRAAGPRISVQFRPHGVH; translated from the coding sequence ATGGCGACGCACCTCCAGGGCTCCCTGTTCGACCAGACCGACGAGCTGCGGCTCGGGGTTCTTGCCGGGATCCGCCGTACCCAGCTCGCCCTCGGCGCCTGGATCGACGTCCGGCCCGGCTGGCTCAGCGGGGCCGGCGCCCTGTTCGAACAGCTGGCCACGGAGGTCCCGTGGCGTGCAGAGCGCCGCACGATGTACGACCACGTGGTCGACGTACCGCGCCTGCTCGCCTTCTACGGCGCGGACGACGCACTCCCGCACCCGGTACTCGCGCAGGCCCGCGACGCGCTGTCCGCGCACTACGCCGACGAGCTGGGCGAGCCGTTCACCACGGCCGGGCTCTGCTACTACCGCGACGGCCGGGACAGCGTGGCCTGGCACGGCGACCGGATCGGGCGGGGCGCCCGCGAGGACACGATGGTCGCCATCCTCTCCCTGGGCGCGCCGCGCGACCTGTTGCTGCGGCCGAGGCGCGGCGGCTCCGGGACGGTGCGCCGCCCGCTGGGGCACGGCGACCTGATCGTGATGGGCGGCTCCTGCCAGCGGACCTGGGAGCACTCGATACCGAAGACCACGCGCGCCGCGGGACCGCGTATCAGCGTCCAGTTCCGTCCGCACGGCGTGCACTGA
- a CDS encoding TetR/AcrR family transcriptional regulator, with protein sequence MAVESTTRRVTKRRVRTRANLLDAAFAVFAAKGFGRVSIEEVCEAAGYSRGAFYSNFDSLDELFFALYQQRADLIAEQVSGALALDGPGLDVPAAVDRVTEVLLLDRDWLLVKTDFLVYAARAPEVARTLLEHRARLRRAIADRLSRARGHTELPAVLRDAEGAAHAVVAAYDGVTVQLLLDRDVERARVWLKQLLTALLTDGSDTTV encoded by the coding sequence ATGGCGGTGGAGAGCACGACCAGGCGCGTCACCAAGCGCCGGGTCCGCACGCGGGCCAATCTCCTCGACGCCGCGTTCGCGGTGTTCGCCGCCAAAGGGTTCGGCCGGGTCTCCATCGAGGAGGTCTGCGAGGCCGCCGGCTACAGCAGGGGTGCCTTCTACTCCAACTTCGACAGCCTGGACGAGCTGTTCTTCGCCCTCTACCAGCAGCGGGCCGACCTGATCGCGGAGCAGGTGTCCGGGGCGCTCGCCCTGGACGGACCGGGTCTCGACGTCCCGGCGGCCGTCGACCGCGTCACCGAAGTGCTGCTCCTCGACCGGGACTGGCTCCTGGTGAAGACCGACTTCCTGGTGTACGCCGCCCGCGCGCCCGAGGTCGCCCGGACGCTGCTCGAACACCGGGCGCGGCTCAGGCGCGCGATCGCCGACCGGCTGTCACGCGCGCGCGGGCACACCGAACTGCCCGCCGTGCTCCGTGACGCCGAGGGGGCCGCCCACGCCGTGGTCGCCGCCTACGACGGAGTCACCGTCCAACTCCTGCTGGACCGGGACGTCGAGCGCGCCCGCGTCTGGCTGAAGCAACTGCTCACCGCGCTGCTCACCGACGGCAGCGACACCACCGTATGA